Below is a genomic region from Streptomyces sp. RPA4-2.
GTACGGAGGTCCCGGCGGTGCCTCGGCGGTGTCTCAGCAGTACCTCAGAGGTGTCTCAGCGCTGTGGGTGACCTCCCCCGCCGTCCCCCGGACGCCCCCGCAGCACGTCGATGAGGGCGTACAGCCGTGGTGAGGCGGCCAGTTCCTCCAGCGTGACCGGGCGTCCGGCCGCGTCGGCGACGGGCAGCCGCCAGTTGGGGTACTGGTCCCAGGTGCCGGGCAGGTTCTGCGGGCGCCGGTCGCCGACCGCGTCCGGGAGCCAGACGCCGATCATGCGGGCCGGTGTGCGCAGCAGGAACCGGTGCACGGCCTGGATCTCGGCCTCCTCCGACACCGCGGAGCCGGAGCCGCGCAGCAGCCCGAGCCGGGCGAAGAGCGCCAGCCACTCCCCCGTCTCCGCCGCGGCCGCGGCCCGCTCGTCCGCCAGGGCGCCGGTCAGCAGTCCCAGCCGGTCGCGGAGTTCGACGTGGTCACCGGTGAGACGGGACGCGGTGGGCGGCAGGTCGTGGGTGGTGGCGGTGGCCAGGCAGTCCGCGCGCCAGCGCTCGGGGGGAAGGGGCTGCCCGTCGCCGTCCCAGTCGCGTTCGAACCACAGCACCGAAGTGCCCAGCACCCCGCGCTCCTGGAGCGTCTCGCGCACCCCGGGTTCGACGGTGCCGAGGTCCTCGCCGATCACCAGCGCCCCGGCCCGCGACGCCTCCAGCGTCAGGACGGCCAGCATCGCCTCGGCGTCGTAGCGGACGTACGTCCCCTCCGTGGGCGGCTGTCCCTGCGGGATCCACCAGAGCCGGAACAGGCCCATGACGTGGTCGATGCGCAGCGCGCCCGTGTACCGGAAGAGCGCGCGCAGCAGGCGGCGGTAGGGGGCGTAGCCCGAGGCGGCCAGCCGGTCCGGGCGCCAGGGCGGCAGGCCCCAGTCCTGGCCGCGCGCGTTGAAGGCGTCCGGGGGCGCGCCGACCGACATGCCCGCCGCGTAGTACTCCTGCTGCGCCCAGGCGTCGGCTCCGCCCGGATGCACCCCGACCGCGAGGTCGTGCACGAGTCCGACGGGCATGCCGGCGTCGCGCGCGGAGCGCTGTGCGGCGGCGAGCTGGGAGTCGGTGAGCCAGGCGAGGCGGCCGTGGAAGTCGACGCGGTCCATCAACTCGCTTCGGGCACGGGCAGTTTCGGGTGAGCGGGGGTCACGCAGACCCATGGGCCACTTCTGCCACTCCGGGCCGTGGACCTCGGCGAGCGCGCACCAGGTGACGTGGTCCTCCAGTGCCTCGCCCTCCTCCGCGAGGAAGTCGACGTACGCGGCCCGGCGTCCGGGGCCGAGCGGTACCTCGCGGATCAGTTCCAGCGCCTCGCGCTTGAGTTCCCAGACGGCGTCGCGGTCGATCAGCGCGTCCTTGTCGAGCACGGACGCGCGCAGTCGCCCGGCGCGCTCCAGCAGCGTACGGACGCGGTCGCGGTCGTCGAGGTACGCGAACTCGGGGATGTCCTCGATCCGCAGGTGCACCGGGTCGGGGAAGCGGCGGGAGGAGGGGCGGTACGGGGAGGGGTCCGTCGGGGTGCCGGGCACGGCCGCGTGCAGGGGGTTGACCTGGACGAATCCGGCACCGAGTGCCCGGCCGTACCCAGGCGGTGAGTTCGGCGAGGTCGCCGAGGTCGCCCATGCCCCAGGAGCGGCCGGAGAGGAGGGAGTAGAGCTGGACGAGGAGTCCGTAGGCGTGTCCGGGCGGGGTGGGCAGCCGGTCGGGGGCGACGACGAGGTGGGCGTCGGCGATGCGGCCGTCGGGTGCGGTGGCGCGTAACGCGTGGACGCCGGGCGGGAGTTGTTCGGCCGACGCACGGGTCTCGCCCTGTTCGGTGGTGATGCGCAGACGGGTGCCGTCGGGCAGCGCGGCGAGCGCGTCGGGCGGGCGGCCGCCCCAGCAGACCACGGTCGGCGGCAGGAGCCGGTCCCGTGTCTCGGCCTCCCGGGCGGCGAGGGCCGCGCGGACGGCATCCGGTGTGCTCGCGTCGACGCCGAGCGCCGCGAGGGCGGCGACGACCGCGGTGTCGGTGGCCGCGACGGTCCGGCCGGGCGAGGGGCTGTAGGAGGTGGCGACACCGTGCAGTGCGGCGAGCCGGGACAGCGGCATCTAGACCCCCGAGGCATCCGTGGCGGCGCCGGTGGAGATGGGTTCGCTGGTCAGGTGCGCGGCGTCGGCCAGCGGCGGCTCACTGGTCAGCGGCTCGGCGTCGGGGAGCGGCGGTTCGCTGGTGAGCGGGAGCTCGGCGGCGGTGCCCTCCGCGGTGAAGAGGCAGAAGCGGGGTTCGGCGGAGAAGCGCGGCTCGGCGGAGAAGTGGGGTTCGGCGATCGGTTCCGTCGGACGTTTGGAGAGGGCCGAGAGCAGAAGGTGTGCCGATGCGGCCACGGGGGCCTCCTTGTCGGGTACGGCGGCGGGCGGGTTACCGCAGCCCTACCCAACGCGCGGGACGGCAGACGTACACGGGCGAACAATGTGCTTTTGGTCACGTTCTGTTCCGCCTCGGCCCCGCCAGGTCCGGGTGAAGGGTGAACCGGTGACTCCGGCGGGGTCGATAGACGGGGTGTGAGACTGTTCCGCCCCGTGAGGGGCCACCGGGAGGACGCCACGGACGCCGCACTGCTGCGGGCCGTCGCGGACGGCGACTCGGCGGCGCTGGCCGCACTGTACGACCGGCACGCCGGATGGCTGCACACGCGGCTGACCCGGCGCTGCGGTGATCCCGAGGTCGTCCGGGAGGTGCTGCAGGACACCTTCGTGACCGTGTGGCGGTCGGCGGCCGGGCACCGGGGTACGGAGGCGGGCGGCTGGCTGTGGACGATCGCGGCGCGCCGGCTCGTCGACGCCCGGCGGGCACGGGAGCGGACCGCACGGGTCGAACGGGCCGAACAGACCGAGTACGCGGCGCCGGCGCCCGCGCCCTCCGCGGAGGAGCGCGTGCTGGCGGGCCTGGAGTACGGGGACGTGGGCACCGCCCTGGACCGCATCTCCCCCGAACTGCGCGAGGTGCTGCGCGCCACCGTCGTCGACGGGCTGACCACGCGGGAGACGGCCCGGCTGCTCGGGATCCCCGAGGGCACGGTCAAGACCCGCGCGATGCGGGCACGCGCTGAACTCAGGGCGGCACTCGCCCACCTCGACCCCTCCGGGGACCCGTCACCGCTGGGAGGCCCGGCATGACCGGCTGGCACGCCGCCGACGATCTCGTCGCCCGTTACACCGACGGCTCCCTTCCGGAGCCGGACGCATGGTCCCTGGAGAAGCACCTGGAGAGCTGCGGTTCCTGCGCCGCGCGGGCGTCGCGGGCGGCGCGCACGGGGGCGGCGGGACCGGTACTGGCGCAGGTGCGGGTCGCGGTCCTGGACTCCGTCCCGCACCCGGTCCGGGCCCCGCTCGCGGCCCCTTCGCCCCCACGTCCCCCACACCCACGGCGCCTCGGCGCGCCCGGGCCGCCGGGGGGCGGCTCGGGCGGGTCGTCTGGGCCGCCGGGCCCGCTCTGCGCGGTGCCTGGACCGGGGCCCTGCTGCTGGTGGCCGTGGGGGCGCTCGCGCTGGCGTACGGCGGCGGGTCCGCCGGCGCGCGCCCGCTGCTGCTGGCCGTCGCGCCGGTGGTCCCCGTCGCCGGGGTCGCCCTCTCCTACGGCCGGCACGCCGACCCGCTGTACGAGCTCGTCGCGGCGTCGCCCTCCGGCGGACTGCGGCTGCTGCTCACCCGGACGGCCGCCGTACTGGCGGTGAGCGTGCCGCTGCTGACGGCGGTGGGGCTGCTGCTCCCCGCCCCCGGTCCCCGCCTGCCGCAGGTGCCCATGGCGGCGGCCTGGCTGCTGCCGGGGCTCGCCCTGACGCTGGCCACGCTGGCGTTGTCCGGGTACACGGGCTGTCGTACCGGCTCCGCGGTGGTGGGCGGCGGCTGGCTGCTCGCGCTGACGGCACCGGTCCTCGCCTCGATCGGCCCGGGACCGACGGCCACCGGTTCGGGCCTGACGGACCGTCTCGCCCAGCAGCTCTCCCTCTACTTCACCGGCGCGTCCGCGCAGTGGGGATGGGCGGCGGGGGCCGCCCTCTGCGCCCTGCTGGTCGCCGCCCGCCGCACCGCGTACGACCGTCTGGAGACGATGTGAACGCCCCCTCCCCGCAGGGCACTTGCCCGAAGAACCCGGGTCCGCGCACCGGATCCACCGCGATACGGGTGTCCGGGCTGACCGTCCGGCACCGCAGGACGACCGCACTCGACGCGGTCGACCTGGACTTCGGTCCCGGCGTCCACGGGCTGCTCGGTCCCAACGGCGCCGGCAAGACCTCTCTCATCCGGGTCCTCGCGACCGTGGCCGAGCCCGCCGAGGGCCGCGTGGAGATGCTGGGCAACGACCCGCGCCGGCACCGGGAGCGCAGCGCGTTCCGCCGTGAACTCGGCTATCTGCCACAGGATTTCGGGTACTACCCGGGATTCACGGTCCGGGAGTTCGTGGCGTACGTGGCCTGGCTGAAGGAGCTTCCGGCCGGCGACGCCCCGGCGTCGGTCGAGCGGGCCGTGGCCCGGGTCGGGCTCACCGACCGCATCGACGCGAAGCTCCGGACGCTGTCCGGCGGCATGGTCCGCCGGGTCGGCATCGCCCAGGCCATCGTGAACGACCCCCGCGTCCTGCTCCTCGACGAACCCACCGCGGGACTTGATCCGGAGCAGCGCGTCGAGTTCCGGGCGCTGCTGCGGGAGTTGGGCGAGGAGGCCACGGTGATCGTCTCCACCCACCTGGTGGAGGACGTGGCCGCTGCGTGCACGGAGGTGACGCTGATCGAGGCGGGCCGGGTCGCCTATCGCGGCACTCCCGGGACGCTGGCCGCCCTCGGCGCGGACGGCGACGAGTCCGACGGCAACGCGATCGAGCGTGGCTACACCGCGGCCCTGCGCGGCCACCGCGCGGCGACGGGGGCGGCCCGATGACCGTACGCATCCAGCCCGACGAGGACCGCCCGGCTTAAGCACGGACACCGCGCCGGACACGGCCGACCCGAGCACCCCGAACACCCCGAGCACCCCGGACACCCCGAACACCCCGAGCACCGCGGCCGCCACGGGCACCTCGACCGACACGCCCACCCCGCCCCGCGAGGCCCCACGGACGCACCGGCGCCCCGAGCCGAACGGCGACCACCGCCCCGAGCCACACCCGAACCACCGCCCCGCCACCCCACAGACCGCGCCTCACGACAACCACCCGGCCGCCGCAGGGCCCCAGCCCCGCGACAACCACCCGGCAGACCATCGCACCCGGCCCCACGAAAGCCCCGGGACGGGCACGCTTACCCGGGTCGACGTGCCCGTCCGTGCCGCGGGCGCCCCACCCGCGGCGGGCGCGCCCCACCCCTCCGCACCGAGTCCCTGCGCGGGTTCACCCCCTGGGCGGCCGCCGCCCTGCTGCTCGCTCTCGGCTGGCCGCTCGCCGCCACGGCGGCGCAGTGGCAGGGCAGTTGGGGCGGGACGACGGACAGGCTGAGCACGGCGGCCGGGCTGATCGCCATCCCCTTCGGCCTCGCCGCGGGAGCCTGGCAGGGCGGCCGGGAGCGCCGGCGGCGGATGACGGAGCTGCGGGCGGCGAGTCCCCGTACGCCGCTCGCCCAGTTCCTGACGGCCGCCCTGCCGCTCGCGTGCGCGCTGGCGGCGGCGTACCTGGTGGTGGTGGCAGGCGCGCTGCTCGCCTGCGCGCCCTACGTGTCGGCGGGCGGCCCGGTCCCGGCCGTCTTCGCCGGGGACGCGCTGTCGATCGCCGCGTGCACGGTGCTCGGCCAGGTCGCCGGGCGGGTGATGCCCTGGCGGCTGACGGCTCCGGCACTCGCCATCTGCGGGTACGTCCTGGCCGCCGGCGGCGTCGGCTCCTCAGGTCTCACCCATCTGGCCCCCGCCTCTCTGCATCTGGTCGGCGACGGCGACCTGCCGGTCTGGTGGTACCCCCTCGTGTCGGCCCTGTGGACGGCCGGCCTCGCCGCCGCCGCGGTGCTGGCCCGATCCGCCCGCCGCCGCGTCACCGCGCTGCTGCCGCTCGCCGCCGCCTCCGCCGCGGCCGTGCTCCTGGTCCACACGGGTGACGGGATGCTGCGCGACAACCCGCTCGCGCACCGCCAGGTGTGCGACGACTCGACCACCCCGCACGTCTGTGTCAACGCCACCCGCCCGGACCTGCTGCCGGAGGCGGTCCGCGTGCTGTCCGGTGTCACCAGCCGGCTGAAGGGCGTACAGAACGTACCGGTCCGCTTCGAGGACCTGCCGCGCCGCCCGCGCGAGGACGAGGCGGAGCTGCCGATGCTCACCCCGCTCGGCTGGTGGTCGGTCCGCGGCAAGGTGAACGATCCGGAGCAGTACGCCCGGCAGGGCGCCGTGAACCTGGTCCGCCGGGAGTGCGAGGAGGCGCCGTCCGCGCGGCGCGTCCAGGTCACCGACGGGGCCGTGCTGCGCTGGCTGGCCCCGGACTCCGCGGGGAAGGACGACCGCGAACGCGCCGTGGCATCGGCCCGGGAGCGCGGCGACACGAAGGAACTGGCGACGCTCCGCGCCGAGGACCGGGCGTACGCGCGCCTCGCCGCCCTGACCGACGACGAGCGCCGCTCCTGGCTCGGCCGGTACTTCGCCACGGCCCACGCATGCGACCCCGACGCGAACGAGGTCCCGTCCCTGTGAACACGCCGCGCGAAGTCCCCCGGCCCCCCCTCGCCCTCTACGCCCGCTCCCGTGCCGTCCCCGCCACCCTGGCCGCCCTCGTCTGCGCCGCCCTCCTCACCCGCTGGGCGGCGACCGTCCCGGACGTCTTCCTCGACCCGTACCGCAGGGTCCCGCTGCTGTCGCTGGCGCCGCTGGCGGTCTCGGCGGCGATCGGTACGAGCCTGCACGTGTACGGGCGGGACCTGGACGACACCGCGGCGCGCCCCTGGTGGCCCGGGCGCCTGGCCCATCTCCTGGTCCTCACCGCGCTCGCGGCCACGGTGCTCGCACTCGCCGTTCCCGGAGACGCACAGGTGTTCGGTTCGGTCGGGATGGTCCGCAACACCCTGGGTGCCGTCGGCGTCACCGCGCTCGCGGCGGTGCTGTTCGGCGCGCGAGCCGCCTGGATGCCCACGATGCTGTACTTCAGCGCCGTGTACCTGTCGGCCGCCTCGCCGCGCATGAGGCAGGCGACGGTTCTGGCCTGGCCCATGCAGGCGGGCCCCCAGCTCGGCGCGTGGACCGCCGCCCTCGCGCTGTACGTGCTGGGCGCCGGGCTGTACGCGGCACGTGGCGCCCGCCCCGAGGGACCCCGCGGCTGACCACGGGGCGCACCGGGCGGGCCACGGTGTACCCGGGCCAGGGGTGCACAAAAGCCCGGATCGTCAGGCGGAAATGCCGTCGATCCGGGCCATCGCATCCTCCGCGCCGTACGGCTGCAGGTACGGCAGCCAGCGCGGGTCCCTGTGCCCTGTTCCGATGATGCGCCAGGCGAGCCCCGTCGGCGGGGCCGGTTTATGGCGCAGGCGCCAGCCGATCTCGACCAGGTGGCGGTCGGCCTTGGTGTGGTTGCAGCGGCGACAGGACGCCACCACGTTGTCCCAGGCGTGCTGACCTCCGCGGGAGCGCGGGATGACGTGGTCGACGCTGGTTGCGACGCCACCGCAGTACATGCACCGGCCGCCGTCGCGGGCGAACAGTGCCCGACGGGTCAGCGGAACGGGCCCCCGGTACGGGACCCGCACAAACCTCTTCAGCCGGACCACGCTGGGTGCGGGGACAGTAACGGTCGCGCTGTGCATGAAGGCGCCGGATTCCTCGAGAGAGACGGCCTTGTTCTCAAGGACGAGGATGAGCGCGCGGCGGAGCGGTACGACGCCGAGTGGCTCGTACGACGCGTTGAGGACCAGGACATGCGGCACGGATGCCTCCTTGGTACGCCGGCGGCGCGTGGCTCGCGCCGGGACGATCTGCAGTCAGTCTCCCCTCTTGCCTGGTGGAAGCGCCACCATGTCCCGGTAACGGGCTGGGAGTGTTTTCGACCACATCCTGTTCATCCCCAGGTGAGTACTGTCTCTCCCCCGAACATCACAACGATCCACACACGATGCCCCGTTAGTGTGGTTGTTCTGCCCGGCGGCGCCCTGCCTGTCCCCGAGCCGCGGGCAGACCGCTACGCCTGGAGGTACCTGCTGTGTTCTCGACCGTCCTGCGGGCCGCAGGGTCCAGTCCGTCGCCTTCTCCCTCGGCGACGACGGACCCTACGGTCGCCACGCTCCAGGGGGCCCAGGAAAGCGCGACCAACGCCGCGAGCTGGGTCGAGCAGAACTGGTCCACCTGGCTCGCGATAGGTCTGCGCGTGCTGCTGATCCTGGTCATCGCGGCGGTACTGAGAGTGGCGGTCCGGCGAGCGATCACCAAGCTGATCGACCGTATGACCCGTACCGTCCAGGCGGTCGACGGGACGGCCCTCGGCGGCCTCCTGGTGAACGTCGAGCGCCGCCGTCAGCGCTCCCAGGCCATCGGCTCCGTGCTGCGCTCGGTGGCGTCCTTCCTGATCATGGGCACGGCCGCCCTGATGGTCCTCGGCACGTTCGAGATCAATCTCGCCCCGCTGCTGGCCTCGGCCGGTGTCGCCGGTGTCGCCATCGGTTTCGGCGCCCGCAACCTGGTGACGGACTTCCTCTCCGGCGTCTTCATGATCCTCGAGGACCAGTACGGCGTCGGCGACACGATCGACGCGGGGGTGGCCTCCGGCGAGGTCATCGAGGTCGGTCTGCGCGTCACGAAGCTGCGCGGTGACAACGGTGAGATCTGGTACGTCCGCAACGGCGAGGTCAAGCGCATCGGCAACCTCTCCCAGGGCTGGGCCACCGCCGGCGTCGACGTCACGGTCCGCGCCTCCGAGGAGCTGGACCACGTCCAGTCCGTGCTGAACGAGGTCGCCGAGGCGATGAGCAAGGAGGAGCCCTGGAACGAGCGCCTCTGGGGCCCGGTCGAGGTCCTCGGCCTGGAGAGCGTGCTCCTCGACTCCATGGTGGTGCGGGTCTCGGCCCGGACGATGCCCGGCAAGGCGCTCTCCGTCGAGCGTGAGCTGCGCTGGCGCATCAAGCGCGCCTTCGACGCCGCGGACATCCGCATCGTGGGCGGCCCCACCGCGGCCGTGGAGGAGGAGCCCGTCGACCCGTCCGCCGCGGTGGCGGCCCCGTCGGCCCTCGGCAACCCGGCGTCCCCGCAGTCGGAGGCGACCACCCCCATCCCGGTCCCCGTCCCGGTCCCGGCTCCCTCGAACACTCCGAAGTAGGCCCCGGCCCTACGCGGGCGGGGAGGCGGCGGCACCGGAAACCCGGGCGCCGCCCCTCCCGGCGTACGAGCAAGTCCACACCTCCGGCGTCAGCCGAACCAGCTCACCTGCACCACCACGATCCGCTCCCCGCGGACATCCGTCAGGTAGTCGAACATGAGTAGCCCCCTGCTCTCGGTCCGCACGCCCGGCCCCGGTCCCGTGTAGGCCGCCCCCTCCAGGAAGACCATCGATTCACGGACAGCGATCTCGTTGGCCAGCCGCCCGACCTCGACACGCGCCACATCCGGGAGCCCGTCCAGCAGGTCGTCCTGAAACGGCTCCCAGCGCCAGTCAGCCACCGGCGACCTCACGGTGCGCGGCCCGCACGATCTCACCGGCCTCGCGGATGGCGCGGTCCCGCTTCACCGGGTCCGGGCTGCTGATCGCCTGCTCGGCGGCGTGCAGACGGCGTGCCGTCTCGGGGTGCCGCTCGATCTCGACGACGACGCCCCACTGCCGGTAGAACATGCGGATCGGTACGACACTGTCCTCGTCACCGGCCCGTACGAAGGACTTCTGCAGATCCTCGAAGAACTCGGGGAGGCGGGACGGCGCGACCGTGGCCACCGCCTGCCGCAGGGCCGGAAGCGTGAGCTCGGGCCGGGGAATGAGCGGACCGTCCCCGTCCGCGTACGGCATGGTCATGGGTCGCCCCTTCCGCTCGTCCAGCGCCCTTTCGGCACGCGCCCACGCTAGCGCCATTCCTGTCACTCCTCCGCCCCCGCGCACAGACCGCCCGCGACCAACTCGAAGATCGTGAAGACGGAGCCCCATCGTCACTACTGTCTGGGTGGAGAACGAGGGCGAAAGCACCACGTACAGCTCGTTCTTCGACCGCGCGGATCCTCCCGCACCCGGACGTCAGCTGATCCGCTCACGTCCCGTCGCGAAGAACTTTCCCACATAGGTGCCGGACGGCAGGTCACTCTCCCGCATGAGCGAGAAGACCTCGGCCCCCTCGCCCGGCACCCCGTCCATCTTGAACGCCTCGGCGAAGCCCGTGTAGTCGACCTCCTCCAACGCCGCGCAGTACTCCAGCGCCTCGGCCTCCGCACGCCCGATGGCGTCGTCCAGGGAGCCCGCCGTCCACAGCGTCACCCGCTCCTCGTAGACGCCCAGTTCACGATGGCGGAAGACACACCGAACGCCGTACCACGACGGCTCATCCACGAGCGGTCCCGGACTCCAGCCCGGTGGCCCCGGCTATCTGGCACACCGCGGCGAACGAGGAGCCCTTTCCCAGTCCGGCCACCCCCAGGAGTCCCTCACCCTCCCGGACGTCGAGGATGACGTCTCCCGAGGGCACGTCGAAGGACATCGATCCCCGGACGGACTGCTGCCCCCGTCCGGGACGCCACCGGAAGTGGATCCCCTCGTGGCCCTTCTCGGCGACGAGGAACGCCCGCTCCGATGCCGCCAGTCTTTCGCGGACCCGCTCCTGCCACCCGTCCGAGACCGGCACCGGGCGCAGTACGTGCGTCTGCCGGCCGTCCAGCGCCTCGACGGAGAGCGGAATCCCGGCCGTACCGGCCCGCCGCCGCAGCGACCACACCCCGACGACCGCCACCGCGAACGTGAGGATCCCCCACGTCAAAGGACTGAAGACCAGTTCCCCGCTCACGGAATCCCAGGTGAAACCGTCGTTCACCAAGTCGATGAACGTCATGGTGAGCGCCAGCGACACGCACCTGACCGCGGCCGCGCGCCAGCAGGCCATCAGCAGGTTCGCGATCCTCATGAGCGAACCCCCCGGCGGACCAGGGGGCGCGTCGGTGCGCCCGCGGCCGCCCCGACGCGGGAGGTCACGGAACGCGCGGCCGTAGGACACCCGTGGCGCTCACCCCCACAGGACCCGGTGATTGCCACGGCCTCACGGGCCGCCACCCCGCCCCGCGCCGAACGGTTCGCTCTCATGGGGCCGGATCCTACGAGCAGGAATCTGTGAAGGTGGCCGGATATCGACGCCGTCACCATCCGCCTCGGATGTCGCGTCACCGTTCCCGACGGCACAGATCATCCCAAAGCCGCGCACCCCCTCCCACCTGCGCGTCTGCCGATCGTGACGAAGCCGTGACGGGCCTGAAGGGCGCCCTCGGCGTCAACTCTCCTTCACAGGCCCCCCATATTTCGGCCACATCCGGTGGGCGTCTACTGTCGCCCCGACAGCGGGCCCTTGTTCTGGAGCTCCACGCCCAGGGGGCCGCTTCGAATGTGGGGAATCCATGCGCAAGTTCGCCATCGGCGCCGCAGTTTCCGGTGCCTTGGCCCTGTCCGCCCTGGCCGTGCCGTCCGCGTCGGCCGCCACGCCGGATCTCACCTTCTCCCATGTGGTGGTCAACAACGGCAAGGCGATCGTCGTCGGCACCACCAGCACGGTGAAGGTTCCCGTCACGTACACCCTGACCCACCCGGTCGACCTCGTCATCGACGGCAGGACGAGCGTCGCGGGCATCACCCTGTACCGCGGATCGTCGCTCTCCAAGCCGCGGAACGAGATGGGGCCGGACGACGCCCCGAGCTGCACCACCACCTCCACGACCGCCACGACGGTCACGCAGTCCTGCGCCGAGGTCATCGCCGTCGCACCCCAGGACTACCTCTACGACGCGGCGGACGCCGGCACCTGGAAGGTGGCCGGCTTCTACGGCCGCAGCACCGCGGACAACGACGACTCCGACGACCACATCAGCTTCACCTACGGCTACGACATGTGGGGCGGTCTCGGCACCACACAGGTCAAGCGCGCCGCCAAGCTCACCACCAACGCCACCCCCGAGCCGGTGAAGAAGGGCAAGACCCTCACCGTCAAGGGCGCCCTGACCCGCGCCGACTGGGAGACCACCAAGTACTCCGGCTACGCGGGCCGGCCGGTCACCCTCCAGTTCAAGGCCAAGGGCGCCACCGCCTACAAGACGGTCAGGACGGTGACCTCGGGCACGGCGGGCGCCCTCACCACCACGGTCAAGGCCTCGGCCGACGGCACGTACCGCTACCTGTTCGCGGGCACGACCACCACGGGCACCGCCACGGCCACGGGCGACTACGTCGACGTGAAGTAACCGAGGACGGGTCCTCCCCGACTCACCTCAAGTCGCCCTCGCGGCGCACGGATTCGTCCCCCACCGGGTGGGCCTTCCCCGATGGCAGGGCTTCGCCCCCGCCGCCCCCGGCTCGGCCGAGCGAGAAAGCCCCGGTCTCCGCCCTCGTAGGTAACGACTCTGTTGCCTCGGGGGCGGTTTCTCTTGACGCCCCCGCGACCTGCGGCCTACGGTCCTCCCACCAATAGGAAACCTTCCTAACAATGATCTTGCAGTGGACTTCCCCGAGGCCACCCTGGGAAGCTGAGCGACTGGGCAGTCGAAAGGCAGGTGTCGACAACATGGCAGGATCCGCCGGTACGCCGGGCACCCCACGCGTCCTGCGCGCCATGAACGACCGCGCCGCCCTCGATCTGCTGCTCGCCCACGGGCCGCTCTCGCGGACCAGGATAGGAAAGCTGACCGGGCTGTCCAAGCCCACCGCCTCCCAGCTCCTCGCCCGCCTGGAAGCGGCCGGGCTGGTGCTCGCCACCGGCACCAGCGAGGGGCGGCCGGGCCCCAACGCCCAGCTGTACGCGGTGAATCCGGTCGCCGCCCACGCGGCCGGCCTGGACGTCACCCCCGAGCGCATCCTCGCCGCCGTCGCGGACGTGACGGGCCGGACCGTGGGTGAGTACGAGCTGCCGACGCCCGGCCGGCGCCCCGCGCAGCCCGTCGTACGCCAGGTCACCGACGCCCTCGACGGCGCGGTGAAGGAGGCGGGGCTGGCCCGCGGCGACGTCCACCGCCTCGTCATCGGCACACCCGGCGCCTTCGACCCCAACACCGGACGGCTGCGGTACGCCTCCCACCTGCCCGGCTGGCACTCCCCGAGCCTCCTGGACGAGCTCGCGGCCGCGCTGCCCATGCCGGTCGAGTACGAGAACGACGTGAACCTCGTCGCCATCGCCGAACAGCGGCTCGGCGCGGCGCGCGGACACGAGGACTTCGTCCTGCTGTGGAACGAGGGGGGCCTGGGCGCCGCCCTCGTGCTCGGCGGACGGCTGCACCGCGGCTGGACCGGCGGCGCCGGCGAGGTCGGCTTCCTGCCCGTGCCCGGCGCACCCCTCGTACGGCAGGTGACCAAGGCCAACAGCGGCGGCTACCAGGAACTCGCCGGTTCCCAGGCCCTCCCGAAACTCGCCCGCGAGCTGGGCGTCCAGCCGATTCCCGCCGGGTCGTCCACCGAGGTGGCCGCCGCCCTCGTCGCCCAGGCCGCCACCCGCGACGAAGGCCCGCACCGCAGGCTCCTGGAGACCTACGCGACCGGCCTGGCCACCGGTCTCGCCTCACTCGTCTCCGTGCTCGACCCCGAACTCGTCGTCCTCAGCGGCTCCTCGCTCACCGCCGGCGGCGAACCGCTGCGCGCCCTGGTGCAGGCCGAGCTGGAGGAGCTGGCCGCGTCCCGCCCGCGCCTCGTGGTCGGCGACGTACACGAACACCCCGTGCTGCGCGGCGCGTTGGAGAGCGCGCTGGCGGCCACCCGCGACGAGGTGTTCGACACCTCCCGCTGAACCC
It encodes:
- a CDS encoding HNH endonuclease, whose protein sequence is MPHVLVLNASYEPLGVVPLRRALILVLENKAVSLEESGAFMHSATVTVPAPSVVRLKRFVRVPYRGPVPLTRRALFARDGGRCMYCGGVATSVDHVIPRSRGGQHAWDNVVASCRRCNHTKADRHLVEIGWRLRHKPAPPTGLAWRIIGTGHRDPRWLPYLQPYGAEDAMARIDGISA
- a CDS encoding RNA polymerase sigma factor, which translates into the protein MRLFRPVRGHREDATDAALLRAVADGDSAALAALYDRHAGWLHTRLTRRCGDPEVVREVLQDTFVTVWRSAAGHRGTEAGGWLWTIAARRLVDARRARERTARVERAEQTEYAAPAPAPSAEERVLAGLEYGDVGTALDRISPELREVLRATVVDGLTTRETARLLGIPEGTVKTRAMRARAELRAALAHLDPSGDPSPLGGPA
- a CDS encoding ROK family transcriptional regulator encodes the protein MAGSAGTPGTPRVLRAMNDRAALDLLLAHGPLSRTRIGKLTGLSKPTASQLLARLEAAGLVLATGTSEGRPGPNAQLYAVNPVAAHAAGLDVTPERILAAVADVTGRTVGEYELPTPGRRPAQPVVRQVTDALDGAVKEAGLARGDVHRLVIGTPGAFDPNTGRLRYASHLPGWHSPSLLDELAAALPMPVEYENDVNLVAIAEQRLGAARGHEDFVLLWNEGGLGAALVLGGRLHRGWTGGAGEVGFLPVPGAPLVRQVTKANSGGYQELAGSQALPKLARELGVQPIPAGSSTEVAAALVAQAATRDEGPHRRLLETYATGLATGLASLVSVLDPELVVLSGSSLTAGGEPLRALVQAELEELAASRPRLVVGDVHEHPVLRGALESALAATRDEVFDTSR
- a CDS encoding mechanosensitive ion channel family protein, encoding MFSTVLRAAGSSPSPSPSATTDPTVATLQGAQESATNAASWVEQNWSTWLAIGLRVLLILVIAAVLRVAVRRAITKLIDRMTRTVQAVDGTALGGLLVNVERRRQRSQAIGSVLRSVASFLIMGTAALMVLGTFEINLAPLLASAGVAGVAIGFGARNLVTDFLSGVFMILEDQYGVGDTIDAGVASGEVIEVGLRVTKLRGDNGEIWYVRNGEVKRIGNLSQGWATAGVDVTVRASEELDHVQSVLNEVAEAMSKEEPWNERLWGPVEVLGLESVLLDSMVVRVSARTMPGKALSVERELRWRIKRAFDAADIRIVGGPTAAVEEEPVDPSAAVAAPSALGNPASPQSEATTPIPVPVPVPAPSNTPK
- a CDS encoding ABC transporter ATP-binding protein, which produces MSGLTVRHRRTTALDAVDLDFGPGVHGLLGPNGAGKTSLIRVLATVAEPAEGRVEMLGNDPRRHRERSAFRRELGYLPQDFGYYPGFTVREFVAYVAWLKELPAGDAPASVERAVARVGLTDRIDAKLRTLSGGMVRRVGIAQAIVNDPRVLLLDEPTAGLDPEQRVEFRALLRELGEEATVIVSTHLVEDVAAACTEVTLIEAGRVAYRGTPGTLAALGADGDESDGNAIERGYTAALRGHRAATGAAR
- a CDS encoding zf-HC2 domain-containing protein, with protein sequence MVPGEAPGELRFLRRAGVAGGAHGGGGTGTGAGAGRGPGLRPAPGPGPARGPFAPTSPTPTAPRRARAAGGRLGRVVWAAGPALRGAWTGALLLVAVGALALAYGGGSAGARPLLLAVAPVVPVAGVALSYGRHADPLYELVAASPSGGLRLLLTRTAAVLAVSVPLLTAVGLLLPAPGPRLPQVPMAAAWLLPGLALTLATLALSGYTGCRTGSAVVGGGWLLALTAPVLASIGPGPTATGSGLTDRLAQQLSLYFTGASAQWGWAAGAALCALLVAARRTAYDRLETM